The Alnus glutinosa chromosome 1, dhAlnGlut1.1, whole genome shotgun sequence region GCGGTGCTGGTAGTAGAGATCAATGCAATCCAACTGGAGGCGTTTCAAGCTGGCCTCATCGGCTGCTCTCACATACGCTGGATCGCCACGGATCTCCCTCTTCCCACTCGCTAAGCTAAATCTGAACTTGGTTGACAATTGCACCCTCTCTTTCACCCCTCCCTCCAAAGCCTGCTGCCAAGAAACGaaattgaagaacaaacaaattaacaaacaagcccaagagaagagaaaaaagaaaaaaaaaaaaaaaaaaaaaaaaaaaaaaaaaaaaagaaaaaaaaagaaaaagaagaagaagaagaagaaaagaaaagaaaatgaaagaaaaaaagacgtGGGACTTTTCTGTGAAGGATTTCGTTGGCGAAGGGGTCGTAGCTTTTTGAGGGAGAttgtctttgttctttttgtcgAAGTGGCCGGTATGGAGTAAATGAATCATCTCTTCTTTGAGTGTAGCTTAGCTACAAAATATGGAAGGAAATTCTTGGCCTTTGTTTGATTTCTGAGCCGAAGAAATATTGGGAGGAGGTTGCTGATTGGAGTGTGTTTCAGATGAGGCATGACTGTCTTAGAAGCAGGTTGTGTATCTTGAGCCTTAGTGCTACGGTTTATAACTTGTGGAAGcatataaattatattctaCATGGGAATGTCTTGAGTTCGGAGGAGATGATTATAGCTAAGATTAAGGGAGAGGTTTGGGCTTGTATTATGGCTAAAGGCCCTTATAAAAAGTCTTCCATGAATGTGCATGCAGCTTGAGGCTTTGTGGAATCTTCACAAGATCTTCAATTAGTATGATAGTTGTTGTTGGTACGTTGTTTCATGTGGTTTTGTTTCTTTGGGTTGTAAGGTGTTTACAAAGGTTTGTCTCTGTTTGGTTTGTTTGACGTAGGACTTTTGAGTTTTAGTTTCTTTTGccctttgtaatgtttgaagtTTGAATCACTTTTTTTGGTGTgtaattttggttgttttgggcCATAAAAGTctttcattcattaaaaaaaaaagaaaaaaaaaaaagaaaaaaaaaagggttgtagCTGTCGGAAGTGTCAAGGAAGGTGACGTCGGAGTGGTAGATAAGAGTGATCATGTCTTGGGAGGGCCATAGACGCCGGACATGCCCATGCAACCTGCAACCCAGGCCCTGTGCCAACACCTCCAGTCCCTGTGAACCCAGCTTTATCCTCCCACTCTTACGGCCTCCATTTCTTCCgatcccctttttcttttctacaacAACCGCTACTACTACGTACTACCACTGGTAGCAGAAATCCAACTTCAGCGATTATAAAAGGCTCGAACTCCTTCCCAAAGACGTGtaataaagaaaagtaaaatcaaATAATCGTACTTCTAGCTAGTTCTAGCGTGCGTAAGGACTTACGTACGTCGGCCAATCTTATAGGGCCTTTTTCTACCCTCGTGCCTCTGCCTAGCCTTAACATGCCCATGGTTCTCCAACGCCTTCTCTGCTAATGTTACTGATTTATGGGtctagtgttttatttttattttttttaataattaatttttactttcacATTATTAATTGAGTTAAAAGCTTACTTCTTATGGACTGTATATATATCTTATTAGTAATTAAGAACGGGTGATATCCTATATTGACACAAAAGACTTAAATAAAAGTCTTATCCTGCTTGTTCAACTTGAATAAGTGAAGGCGGCATTCAAACCTCATCCAATAATGTGATAAagtatttaaatagaatagtgaaagTAGATAGTTAaaacaaagaatgaattatagattctttaaatattattgaaaatCGGCTTGCAAAGGGAAGAGTACTAAatatatagtttatatatacataattaaaattatatatacttaAATCATGTGAAATTAACACTTAGAATCATAACAATGAGTagttaaaataggaaaaaattattatttattttttagctaaaatggaaaaaatttgAGCGGAATGTGGATACTCTTATGTTGGAGATgaaattaattgttaaaattgcTCGTTCAAATTTTCCCTAAACTTTGATTGCAAATTCATAGCCATTCGTCcttaaaaacaacacaaaacgaagtgaatttgaatttgaagaaGTGGATGCATGCGTAACAGCACTCCATCTGGTATGGTTTGAGCAGTGTCACTTAAATTGTTCGTCTTGGTCAACTAAATGGTGGAGACAACCGGGGGGACATTTGAAGGTTTGGGGGTGAGCATCAAGTTCCATCGgctacaattatttatttgaatttgaaagaatttgtataggTAATAGTGAGAGATTacttatgaaatttatttgaccaaataaaaattgggttgttcAACCATTTATTCGGTCAGGTGAGCCTCATAAGTAGTCTTTACAATCACCTGCCCGAATTATcttaaattcagacaaataattgtagacgatCCTAATCCGATTATTTAAAAGAGCTCCTcgcaaaaatatttttaaaatatctttaGAGGTGTGTGCCTAGAGCatcataatattataatatttcttGACATTAGTGCACACATATTAAATGTatgttttatgttgtaaatattAGTAGGAATAAGAACGTTTCTATTTTAAGGTCATGATTTAAAATTGGTGCATATAATAGTGTATATGAACTCAATGCTGGTATgtcttttacaattttaaataatgtgaaattatgTACACTGTAAgaaacatcaactttaaatcctgaccataaaatagatttgaaatgaagaagatCCTATTTCGTattttgtatgtgtatatgtgcTTCATGAACAATTAATAGCATAtatgtatttgaaaaatattacttattaaaaaagtgGTATGTTATCGAgatcctctctatttctctctatTTAGTTATAAAGTAGAGATGTAattgtcttttcatattttataaaaatatgaaaaaataactaTATTCTTACTTTATATCTATACGGagagaatcctctccattttcgATCCAAATTCCAGGTTTTTGGATTCCCAATTCAATCAAATCATTGAGTACCTCGATCTAGGCCGGTCGTGACACACAAAGGACCAAGCTCTCTCAAGGGCGGTTGAATGAGCTGATCTGGTTGTCAGCGGACAAGAGTGGACTGCCAAAACATCTATCATTACTTAATGATTGAGTTGAATGGccacttaaaaaacaaaaactttctacAATGATTGAACATCGCAAACAAAGATCTTATTACTGAGCCAAATATCTGTGCTCTGATCTTCATGAACCATCATAACACTCTAGAACATATATTATTCCGAGCAGTCAAGAACTCAACACACTTCATACATAATATTGACAAAGTCTGATGGGGATTCAAGTTATTGAGACGCAGCAAAAGGCCTGTGCTTATGCATCTTTCCATGAAGAAGGTGAAGGAGTTTCAGAAGTCTTCCAAGTTGCAAAGCCATCCTCATATCTATCACCCTTAACACCATCCCCTGAAGCAAATGATTCAAGTTCAGCCATTTCTTCTGGTGTCAGTTTCACAGACAAAGCCCCAATATTCTGGTTGAAGTTTTCAATCTTAGTGGTTCCTGGAATGGGACACACGTCTTTCCCTTGGTGATGAACCCAAGCCAGTGCTAGCTGTGATGGGGTGCATCCCTTCCTCGTTGCCATTTCATTAACACGCTCAAATACGATTTTGTTATGCTCCAGATTTTCAGGTTGGAACCTAGGTAGAGACTGCAAGCAGTAAATACATACATCAGCATTGAGATTAGAATCaccaattaaattaaatgataattaagTATACCCACCCTTCTAAATATATACTTATCGGCAATAAGACTGAAATCATTAAGTATATTTCAAGGAGGTAGTGTAATTCATGAAggcaataattttttaaatttcatcaATTCACGAAGGCACACACTTCAACACTATTCTGTAACATAGCGATTATGGCCCTAGGCATCCACAGCTGCAATGCCCTGGGTTAATTTTTCCAACACTGAAGGATGTTAGCACATAAAACAGTAATTTGTTCAAATACGCAGCGAAAAGAGATTTAATTAAATCAAGCGCCTAATATTCTTTGCTTTTTTGTCTTTGTaaatctctatgccaatgacataagagaCTTTATCCAAAtcctttatttcaaaatttgagtGAGAAAATTTTTAGTTTCATGTGAAAAACCTAGATTATTGTTTGCAAGCAAAGTATCATCTACATATAAGACAAGAAAGATAACTTTACTCTCGTTGTCCTTAAGTTACATATATTGATCAACAATTAAAGTAGACATGCACACAAAAGTTTTAGCAAACCATTGAGCATTGAAAATCATTTGTTTTCGACAAATTATGACTACTAGCTTGGTTATTGTAACTACTTAAGAAAATTGTGAGCACAAGTCTAGTTTTATCTAGAAAGTCGACTACTCTATGaggtcattaaaaaaaaaatgcatattgaTCTTGTAAGATCCGTTAAagcatcatttattttaaaagcttaagctgataaagaataattaatttaatcatttaataaatattttaatattcacCGTCATTTATGGACtagacaatataaaaaatatttttattgaaaatgaggatcaaaattcaaacttaaGACCTCAGTCTAGCACaatgttaaattataatttatctcATTTAACAGCGTCAATCACTGGGCCAACAGTTACTTGTGAGTAAGAATACTCATAAATGCAGCAATGATGCTATAGAACTGTTATTCCAAATGACTGCCTATTTCATTTTTCAAGCTCAACAATTGCGGTAGATGTACAAACCTTTCGGAAGTCATCGttggaaagattttcaaaagtCTTATGGCCCGACGTAAAGAATCCTCGTCCTAGAGGACTGTATGCAACAATCCCAATGCCTAGTTCCCTGAAAAATTGGgggaataaaattaaaatctggACTTTAATTGTTCTATAacctcaaaaaaaagaaaaggcaattGTAGTTTGATGCCTCACCTGCAAGTAGGAATTATTTCTTCCTCCGCATCTCTTGCCCATAAAGACCACTCAAGCTCCACAGCTGTTATTGGATGAACTGCATGTGCTCTTCTGATGGTCGAAGCAGAGGCCTCGGACAGACCAATGTACTTTATTTTGCCTTCTTCAACTAGTTTCTTCAGTTCCCCAATCTATATATACATCATCCAGAATATATAGAAGAATTAGGGGTACGTGCTAAATTGCATGCTTCTTGAAAATTGCAAAACGAAGCTAAACTTTTTTATATGAACAAATTGATAGTCTTCAAAATATGCCGATGGAACTCATAGGTTGAATTGATTGAAGTAGAACAAAAAGGCGAATAAGGTGTTCCCATATTGGTTTGCTAGTGCTCCTAgaagtaattgcaattatatcACTATACGACAACACAGTTATACCTTGATTTTCATCCTGTACTCTTAACCTATTATGGAAAACAATTACTGTGCTTGACAGAGGGTGAAAGATGCGAGGAACAAACCGTGACTTCGATGGGAACGCGGGTGTCGATGCGGTGCTGGTAGTAGAGATCGATGCAATCCAATTGGAGGCGCTTCAGGCTGGCCTCACAGGACGCTCTCACATACGCTGGATCGCCACAGACCTCTCTCTTCCCATCCGCATTGATAATTCCGAACTTGGTTGCCAATTCCACCCTCTCTCTCACCCCTCCCTTCAAAGCCTGCTGCCCAAGAAACGGAATCTAAGAGTAAACgaacaaacaaacaagcaaacaaacaaacaaaaaaaaaagacacggGACCTTTCCGAGAAGGATTTCGTTGGTGAAGGGGCCGTAGAAGTCGGAGGTGTCGAGGAAGGTGACGCCGGAGTGGACGGCGTGCTGTATGAGAGCGATCATGTCTTGTTCTGGCTTGGGAGGGCCATAGAAGCCGGCCATGCCCAAACAACCCAGGCCCTGTGCTGACACCTCCAGTCCCTGTGAACCCAGCTTTATCCTCCCCACTCTTCCGGCcgccatttctttctttctttgctttctaCAACAACAGCAGCAGAAACCCAAGTTGATCGATTAGAAAGGATCTTGCCAAAGGTGTAACATATAGCGAGTGGCTGGTGAAGGAATTGAAGAGGATGGAAATTTAAAACGCAGCAGGGCGGGGTCAAAGGACTATCCCCATCGTACGTAAGGACCTACGTCAGCCAATTCGTTTTCGGCGAATACAAAAAAATGGGAGTGCTGATACATGGGAGACAACCAACTGTTCGATGGGCCCAATCACTCTCTTTTcacctttttaattaaaaaaaaaaaaacaaaatttgtcctttgatggacaaattttaattctttttattacaaaataaaaaagaaatggtGGGGGAGGTTGGTTGTCCCCCACAAAGCACAAATCATTTCCCCAAAAATAGATTATCTATTGTTGAACAttattgttcatatatatatatatatcacagtTACTGTTGATTTTGTTATAAAATTTTTATCTCATACATTATTTAACTTTCTccgtcatctatttaataatttataaataataaaaaattaaaaaatcattatCCACAAATCAAACtatatctaaaataaaaatttaaaatcgcTATCTGAATTACATATGcagataataatttttattcagATAGTGGTATGCCTAGTGCCTAGAGTATCAgaacaataaaacaaattaatggTATATAATATTTCTTGACTGTAATGCATACATATTAAATGtgtgttttatatattatgcgGTATTTTGTAGTAAGTGCATGTATGCGTGGCTCCAAGGTTTGGATTCCCAATTCAACCAAACCATTGAGTAGCTAGGCCGGCCCTGACAGTCACCACTCACCTGATCATCTCATTCGATCAACAGAAAGCTCGGTCCTTTGTCTATCGCGGCCGGCCTTGTGTTCAATGATTTGGTTGAAAGCTAATGTTGAAATCTATCCCGTCCATTCTTTTACTTTGTGTCAAACTTTAAGCTTAATTACTTTGTGTACAATTTCTCTACAATCATAGAATATCGCAAACAAATATTTGATTACTGAACCAAATGCTTTACTTATCCTAACAGGTGAGCGGCTAACAAAAACTTGTTTAAATACGTGATTCTTATAAAAATTCTCTTCTCCTTACGGTCTGAATTACTAATAATCCGTCTACCTAGACAgtaaaattataagaaatctCTTTCATTTCACTGTACGTaatgaggtatatatatatatatatatctgggCTTCATTTTATGATTTAGTCTGGTAGCTAGACTTGTTGAAAACTAGCTAGGGGCTGGAAAGCGCTTCTAATTGGACTGTCTGCTGAGCTGAATTACTCCACCAAATcgttgataaaaaaaaaggagatcGGTGGAGTGTCCTAATCATGGAGCCATTCTCCAGcttttaaaacaataaacaattaGTCTATGGCCACCTTCATTTCACTGAGGAGAACTCAAAATTTCTACGTGTTCCACTCAAATTGCATGTGATTTCTCAATTATTAGACATGTCAATTGTAGGGAACTAGAGCTTCATTCAAGAGAACGAAAAAGGACgacagaaaaaaatatatatataaagaggtGAGTTTTATTTCTTGCAAGAAACAATCatgctagtttttttttctttctttttttctagttAAAAATGACAGACGTGAGAGATCAactgtaattattttatttatgcgCGATCAAAACGGCACTTTTTGGAAGACACGTATTTGCCTTCCAACTTTGGGggagaattgaaaaaaaaaaaaaaaaaattggggagacaaatctaaaataataaaaaaatttaggggtaaaatttatttatttttttcttgagaaaacctTGGCGTTTGGGGCAGCCCCAAGGCTGTATGTGGCTCTACTATTGTCttgaaattaattgtaattcaaGCTTCTAGTAAATACAAAAAAGACATTATCTATAGTTAAGCACTATTATTTAAATCACACTTACTAATTATTTTGACATGAAATTTTCATCTCATATATTATTTAGCTTTTTGCatcatctattttatatttggtgaatgaaaaaaatattgaaaaaccgCGATTATACACATAAAAGTGAgattattttactttttcaatATTAGCTCTTACTTTTCAAATACAAACGCCAACCAATTATCTATTTCATCTTCTACACTTTTAAGGACATGTTTGGgtaacacaattttttattatttttaaaatacatgtttgggttgttttactaaatttgaattttatcttaagttttctaaaccatttaaacgattttttttttttatattcgtaattttaaatacagtaaaaataaaaataaaaataaaaaaatccgcATACCAATCGAACCCTACACATTTCTCTTTTAACtataagaaaatataatataatacccTGGATATCTTGATAGCATCTTTTTTGGATAAGAAGCCTAACTCTTGTATATAAGACTTTGTCAACATTTAAGTCTTATAAATCTAATCGTTTGATCTATCCTAACGCAAGCATTCAATAATTGgggtaaaaataaaatgatataatagtaaaaattacgttttttctttatatatatatatttacttttgtCGTTAAGTTATATGACTATAATATATTAGTATCCTAAATAACATCACTCATTAGGTTTAAGGCTTACGTCTTATGGACGATGTATATTATTAGTAAGGACAAAGATTTATTCCAAACTCGGTTGGAGAAACTTTCTTCAaccaaatttataaaaatgtcatgtgtTCTTTTAGATGTAAGAAGCATGCgctttttttatttggaaaaatcaTATCTAACCCATATGTTTTCATCTTAATTGAATTTAGTCATAAttgggttttcaattttaagaataatgtctttaagtttttttactcaaattttaaattggtcTCTCTATTactttactattaaatttaatgattttttatttgtcacGTGTATCTCATTCAACACGTCAGGGCCTATCTCAGCGTCAAAGTTAATGATTTTTCCTCTATTAATGCTACAAATTTAGAAGATTAAGATGACAAAgaatatgttttttgtttttggaattgGGATcgatcttttgtttttgtttttatggatgattttgtgcataatgatatgacattgatATTAGGTGTTGATATGAACACTAACGTGTCAATTGAGATGACAAAgaatatgttttttgtttttggaatttggatcgatcttttgtttttgtttttatggatgattttgtgcataatgatatgacattgatATTAGGTGTTGATATGAACACTAAcgtgtcaattgagacacacatgACATATGACAAACCATTCATTTTTTACAGAAAATTGATTGAGGGACATATTTAAAATCTTGGCAAAACTTAATAACCGTATTcttttgaaattagaaactcaatgactaaaGTCAAATTAGATAAAAACTTAAgggctaaatatgattttcctccttttttaattgaaatgacaaAATTGAAAGAgcaaatgcatttttaataaaaatttctttcaactttgTCATTTCAATTATAAAAAGCACTTGTTTCTTACATGCAAAAAAGACGCATTGCATCTTTACAGACGAAGTTGAAAGAAGTTCCTTATACCtaatttagagaaatattagtaattaataaCAAGTGATATCCCAAATTTGTATTGAATTTATATTTACATAAAGACAAATCAAAGTCTTATTGAATAAGTGAAGGCATTCAAACCTCAACTAATTATAATGTGATAGCTCTATTCTCTATAGCATTCAAGTCTGTTGGTCTAGTATTTTTATTCTACCCAAGAGGATTCTTAAGGAAATTAGCCAGAAATTTAGCCGATTTCTTTGGAATGCTAATGATGTTATTCCTGCCAAGGCCAAAGTCTCTTGGTTTAACatttgttttccaaaaaaagaagGGGTTTGGGGTTTGGGGTTGAAGGATGTGGAAATATGGAATTTGTCTTCCATTATGAGGCACATATGAGGTATCTTTGCTCAATCAAGATCCATTTGGGTGGCTTGGGTTCATG contains the following coding sequences:
- the LOC133866041 gene encoding probable aldo-keto reductase 2, with the protein product MGMLRLGRGTRVEKGPIRLADVQKKKGIGRNGGRKSGRIKLGSQGLEVLAQGLGCRLHGHVRRLWPSQDMITLIYHSDVTFLDTSDSYNPFSNEILHRKALEGGVKERVQLSTKFRFSLASGKREIRGDPAYVRAADEASLKRLQLDCIDLYYQHRVNTHLPIEVTVRVNEMATRKGSTPSQLVLAWVHHQGNDECTIPGTTKVENFDQNIGALSVKLTPEEMAELESFASQYVVKGDRSRNDIPTWKISETPSLSSWKAA
- the LOC133871212 gene encoding probable aldo-keto reductase 2, giving the protein MAAGRVGRIKLGSQGLEVSAQGLGCLGMAGFYGPPKPEQDMIALIQHAVHSGVTFLDTSDFYGPFTNEILLGKALKGGVRERVELATKFGIINADGKREVCGDPAYVRASCEASLKRLQLDCIDLYYQHRIDTRVPIEVTIGELKKLVEEGKIKYIGLSEASASTIRRAHAVHPITAVELEWSLWARDAEEEIIPTCRELGIGIVAYSPLGRGFFTSGHKTFENLSNDDFRKSLPRFQPENLEHNKIVFERVNEMATRKGCTPSQLALAWVHHQGKDVCPIPGTTKIENFNQNIGALSVKLTPEEMAELESFASGDGVKGDRYEDGFATWKTSETPSPSSWKDA